The genomic window GCTCTGTTGTTCTTCTTCGGTCACATCTGGCATGGTTCTCGTACCTTGTACCGTGACGTATTTGCTGGTATTGATCCTGATCTTGAGGAACAAGTGGAATGGGGTCTATTTGCTAAGGTGGGTGACGTAACAACCCGTACCAACCCCGAAGGCTAATTCTGTTTTTTGGGTAAACATCTTATCAATTAATTTCAGAGAGTCAAGGCGCATCTTTCCTTGACTCTCTCTTTTTGCGACTTTGTTAAAGTTTCGACAAATTTATGTAATACTTTGATAAAGTATGGTATAAATTTAGGTACATTTAAGTAAAAATATTTGATGTTCTTCAGGGCAATACCCTGGTAAAGTTATGCAGTTAGGTCAAATTTTGCTTCAGAAAAAGTGGATTTCCTCTGAGCAACTCGAAGAAGTGATTCAACTCCAAATCTCTCAAAAGAATCGTTTAGGTGAATTATTACTCCAGAAAGGTTTAATTGTCAACAATCAACTAGAAGCAGCCCTGAAAGAACAATACTGGCGGAAAAACGGGTTTTGGGTGATTGATTAATTAACGTCCATTCGGGATAAGCTTAAAGGTTAATAAAATTGTTGTCGAAAACACCCATTATTTCGTTGCATATGCTCTAACTCCGTTGCGTAGCACGGCGTAGCCACACTCCGAACTCAGGTTAATTAATCATTTGAGACAAACAGAAATTAATAATTAAAGAATAAAGCCCCTACCGTTGATAGGGGCTTTTTATATTCTCAGTATTTAACTGGATTTTCCGGCTAAGGTACGGCGTTTCATGACCAGTTCGTAGGCTTCGATGATATCGCCTTCTTCCCAATCATTAAACTTATCCACACCAATACCACACTCGTAACCAGAGTTAACCTCTCGCACATCTTCTTTGACACGCTTCAGAGAATCCAAGGCCCCTTGATAGACCACCTTGTCGCCTCTGTGGACACGAATTTGACGGTTACGGACGACTTTACCCGACTGTACATAACAACCAGCTACGGCACCACGACCCACGGTGAATACAGCCCGAACTTCCGCTTGGCCTAGGGGAGATTCCACTTCTTCGGGTTCAAGTAACCCTTCCATCGCTCCCTCAATATCATCAAGAAGTTTATAGATAATATCGTATTCACGAATATCTACCCCTTCATGATCGGCTGCTGCCCTAGCACCACTGGCTAAGGTGGTATTAAAGCCAATAATTACCGCACCACTAGCGGCTGCTAGATCCACATCCGTTTCCGTTACTTCTCCTGGAGAAGCAAGAAGAACCCGTATTTGCACCTCATTTTGAGGTAACTGTTCTAACGCTCCTAAAATCGCTTCAACAGACCCTTGAACATCCGCTTTGAGGATGAGATTAAGTTCTTTTAACTCCCCTTCTTGCGCTTGAGCGGATAGGGTACTTAAAGTAACCCGACGGGAAGACATGGCCTGTTGCAGACGGGTTTGACGTTGATTTTCCGCATTATTCTCAGCAATGGTGCGAGCTTCTTTTTCACTGGGATAAACCTCAAATTCATCCCCGGCAGCTGGCACACTATTTAAGCCCAAAATTTCTACGGCAAAAGAAGGAGAAGCTTCTTCTACTTTGTTACCTCGATCGTCGATCATGGCACGGATTTTACCAAAGACAGAACCGGCTACGATGGCATCTCCCACCCGTAACGTCCCATTTTGCACCAGAAGGGTAGCAACGGGTCCTCTGGTGCGGTCTAAGTTGGCTTCTATGACCGTTCCTTTGGCTAAGCGATCGGGGTTGGCCACTAATTCTTCTACTTCTGAAACTAGGACGAGCATCTCTAATAATTCATCGAGATTTTCTCCTTTCAACGCACTCACCGGCACCATAATGGTTTCACCGCCCCATTCTTCGGGGACGAGACTGAGTTCGGAGAGTTCTTGTTTAATGCGATCGGGGTTGGCTTCTGGTTTATCAATTTTATTAATGGCCACCACAATGGGAACTTCTGCTGCTTGAGCGTGACTAATGGCTTCTCTGGTTTGCGGTTGTACCCCATCATCGGCAGCTACCACTAGAATAGCCATATCCGTGACCCTAGCCCCTCTCGCTCGCATGGCGGTAAAGGCTTCGTGGCCTGGCGTATCTAAGAAGACAATTTGTTGAGTTTCTCCTTCATGGGTGATATCCACATGATAAGCCCCGATATGTTGGGTAATACCGCCTGCTTCTCCTTGAGCCACTTTGGTTTTACGAATGGAGTCGAGCAAGGTCGTTTTCCCGTGATCTACATGACCCATAATGGTAACCACAGGGGGACGACGTTGTAGATTTTCCAAGTCTTGCTCATCGAGCATTTCTGTATTCTTAGTGGCCGCTGATTTAGCTTCAGGAATTTCTACCTCAATATCAAAGGCTTCTGTGACCATTTTGGCCGTATCTTGGTCTAATGTTTCGGTGATATTAACCGCAATGCCTTTGGAAAACAGATGTTTAATAATTTCGGTTTCAGCAATTTGCAAGTGTTCTGAGAGTTCCCTAACCGTTAAGTTTCTATCAAGAACAACTTTTTCAGGCTTCTGACGAGCTTCTGGCCGTTCTCGTCGCTCTGTGCGACTGCGATCGGGACTACTATCGGCGGTTTTGAGGGTTGGTTTTTTCGGTTTTTGGGCGTTTGTGTTAGGTTTGGTTTGAGATTTCGGTTTCGGGGGACGGGCTGTAGACAGACTTAAACTGAGAGAAACCGGATTAGCATTGAGTTCGGTTTCAAAATCGTCCTCATCATCGTCGATAGGTTGGAAACGGCGTTTTCCTTTAGTTAATCCTTTATTAGTTTTACCTTTGGGTTCTTGTTCCTCTTCATCCTCTTCCCAATCTTTCCGTTTAGAGATACGGGGGGGAGAGGGACGTTTTAATTGAGGTTTAGGTTTGAGAACAGCATCGAGAGTATCATCATTATCCTCTTCCTCGTCAATAGCTGACGCTGGTTGCACCGACGGAGCCACTAAAGCCGGGGTTTCCTCTTCCTCTGCTTGGGGAGCAACAGGACGTTTTAAGTCTGGCTTATTAATACCAGGCTTTTTCAGATTTTTTGGAGTGGCTTGAGTCTCACTTGACCCTTCTGGTTTAGAAACCGTTGGTTTTTGGGATTTATCTTTAGGTTTAGGAGGGGTATTTTGGGAAGCTTTTTTAGAGGGTTTAACTTTATTTTTCCCTTCCGCAGGAGGTTTAGACGGTTTATTTTTAACCGGTTTACTGATCGGTTTTGGGGATGCCTCAGGGGAAGATTTGACTGGGGGTTTAGGGGGTTGAGGGGGTTCCAACAGATTGGCTGCCATTGGTTCTGGTTCTGGAGGAGCAGAGGGTTGAGAGGGGGGTTGAGGGGTAGCTTGTGAGGGTTGAGCCGCTGTGGAAGGAGTCGGTTTTTGGGGTGGGGTAGGAGGAGTTGGCGGTTTAGGGGGAACGGGGGGACGAGGAGACTTCAAATTAGCTGATGGAGTCTCTGAACGCTTGGCTTCAGAACTGGGACGAACCTGTTTGTGGTGAATGGCCAAAATTTGTTGTTTTTTATCCCCTGAAGCTCCTCCATCGTTGGCTTGAGAAGTTCCTTGTTGAGCCAGATATTTGTCAACCATTCCCTTAATTCGCTCTGCATCTGATTCAGTAATAGTGCTACTGTGGCTTTTAACAGCAATATTTAGCTGACCACAAATTTCTAAAATTTCTCTGTTTTCTAAATTCAATTCTTTTGATAAATCGTAAATTCTGACTTTGTGTGCGTTGTTCATCCACTATCCCCCTGACTAGGTGTTGGCTACTGTAGTTGTTCAAGTCGCCTATGAAAGCGACGGATAAGCCCAAGGGTTGAGCTATTGGTTTGAGGTTTGATAATCATGACTACGAAAACAATGTTCTCTCCTATGCTAACGATAATAATGAGTTTTGCTTCTAAATTTTTCCCGAAATTTCTTGATACAATCATGGTAAACATCAAGTGTCTAGAACAGACTTTTCTAAACGTTTCCATAATTGTTGGTAGATCCTCTCAGGAATAGAGGTTTTAAGTCCCCGTCCTAAACGATTTTTTTTACTGGCTAGGGTTAAACAACTTGCGTTAGGACAGAGATAGGCTGATCTGCCCATGCCCTGATCTAATTGTACCTGGCGAGATGGGTAGACTCGTACAATTCGCCAAAATGCTTCTTTGGGAGCAACCCGACGGCAACTGATACAACGTCGATAATTGGGTTTCATGGCAATATCTTTTGAAAATAGAAAACGGGCTTAGGGTTTGAGCCTCTATCCTTCAAGACAGGGTGGAATTATCAAATTCCTCTGCACTGTTGAGATCAGACTCATCTTCTTCAACAGGAGGGGTCATGGCCGCCAACTCAGTTCCATCGTCCTCGTCGTCCTCTTCCTCCCTTGCTTGGGCTTCGAGTTGTCGTTTCTCGGCCTCGGCTTTATAGAGGGCAATATCTTTGATATCAATTTTCCATCCGGTTAAACGGGCGGCTAAACGAACGTTTTGACCTTCTTTGCCAATGGCTAAGCTGAGTTGATCTTCGGCTACTAAGACTAGGGCGTGACGTTCTTCTGCATTTAATAACACAACTTCGTCGACTCGGGCCGGACTCAAAGCGTTGGCGATATAGGTGGCCGGGTCTGGGGACCAACGAATGACATCAATTTTCTCTCCTCTAAGTTCATTGACGACTGCTTGAATACGAGAACCTCTAGCTCCAATACAGGCCCCAACCGGATCAACGTCTCTTTCTAACGTATCGACGGCAATTTTGGTTCTAGGGCCAACATAACGAGAGGGAGGGTTAGCTTCTCTCGAAACGGCCACAATACGGACGATATCTTCTTCAATTTCAGGAACTTCCACTGAGAACATATCCACCACTAAACCAGCAGCCCCACGAGAAACCAATAATTGAGGGCCACGATGAGAACCTTCTCTAACTTTTTTGAGTAACACTTTAAAAGAAGCGTTAGCTCGATAGTTATCATTAGGGAGTTGTTCCCGTTTGGGTAAAATAGCCTCAACTTCTGGCTGCCCAAAGGCGCTTTGTACAGCAACAATAATATCTTGTCGCTCAAACCTTAATACTCTGGCGTTGAGAACCGTTCCTTCTAACTCATGAAATTCTTCTTGAATCAGTTTACGTTGTTGATCCCGTAATTTTTGCAGAAGCACTTGTTTGGTTTGAATGGCGGCCATACGACCGAAATCTTTTTGTTCCGGGGTCACATCTAAGACTACTTCATCCCCCAGTTGAGCTTCCGAGGCCACTTCTTGCACTTCTTGAAGAGAAATATGATGATCGCTATTTTCCACCTCTTCGACAATTCTTTTGGTCGATAAAATACGAAACCCTTCCTCTTCGGTATCGAGTTCTACCTCAAAATTATCAAAATATTCATCATAAAATTGTTGACGATCTAGATTTTGGGAACGACGAAACCGCTCATACCCTTTGAGTAACGCTTCTCTCAGGGCTTCTTGAACAGCTGTTTTCGGTAAATTATGCCGTTGACTAATTTCTTCGATCATCTGGGTTAACCCCGGTAAACTCACTAATGACATCTTAAGAAAACCTCCTAAACCGCTTCAATTTCAATTTTGGTTAATCTGCTAATTGCACTTTAGTAATGACAGCACAAGGGATGGCGATCGCTCGTCCTTTGCGATTGAGATAAACTGCTTTCTCATCTCGTCCCTGGAGTCTTCCCCGCCATTCTTTTTTGTCCTTATAGGGAGGGTTTGTGGCAATGTTGACCTCAAAACCCTTAAAAGCAATAAAGTCCCGTTCACTGTTTAAATATCGGGAAATGCCAGGACTCGAAATTTCTAAGACGTAAGCCCCAGGCATAATGGCTGTTTCATCTAAGACAGCTTCTAAGGCACGACTCACTTGTTCACAGTCATTTAAGCTGGTATCACTGGCAGGGTTACGAATATCAACCCGCAGGACGGGAGGGCGTTTATTGGTTTGAAACACCACCTCTACTACGTCTAACCCCATTTCTTCGACAATGGGGGTGGCTAAATCGATAATTTGTGGAATCAAAGGATGAGTCATGATTCAGACCATAAAAAAAAGCGGGTTGTTGCCCCACTCCCTTTACATCTCAATAAATTGGGAATATACGGTATCAATTACCGTTTGAATGTGCTTCAAATTATTAGTTTAGCAAATCTTGTCTCACAACGTCTGGTTAGACAGACTTCAATAGATCACAAAGATCCTAGTTAAGATTGCGAGGGAGCAGGAGAGTAGGGAGCAGGGAGAAGTCTTTAACCAGTAAGTTTTCGATCTATTGACACCTAAAAAAAGAAATAATCTCTCCGAAGAGAGACTTTAACAAAAATAAATTAGTTTGAAGTCGTCCTAAATTTAACGGGTGACCTGTTGTACCAATGCCATCACATCACTACGACTCAATTTTTCTTTACCTAAAGCCATGACTTCTAAGGTTCCGTGGGCTAACGCTAAAGGAATTTTACAAAAATCTAAAGCAGGACCTGGCCCTAAAGACTGGGTGTAAAGATCGGCTAATTTTAGGTTATCACGGGCGTATTGATGGACATCTTCAATTTTCCATCCTTGTGGAATAAAATTCACCCCACGGCGCAAGTCTTCTCGATGATTCCGCACAATATTAACCGCTTGTAACCCTCTACCAAAACCAATGGCATATTGACGGTTGGTTTGGGTGCCATCGTACCAAGCCCATAAATCCGATAATAATAGTCCGACAGCACCGGCAACACTAAAAGTATATTGATCTAAATGGGCTTTCGTGCGAATTGTCCAGTTATTTTCAGCCCAATAAGCCATGCGATCAGCCATAGATGCTGTGGCATCCCAAACTCTCGGGGCAATGGTTTCAGGGGCTAACATCGCCCATTGTCCCAACCGCAGACTGACATCGGGTAAACAATGGCTATAGGGAACTAATCCGACGGAAAAGTCTTCAATTCCTGACATTTCTACCGCTGCTTGTAAATTAAGGCTCATTTGCCGCAGGATTTTGCCTTTGGTGAAGTTATCGAGATCGGGGTGATCTTCTACTTCATCAATAGCCCGCATACAAAGGTAAGCAGAAGCAACAGCATCCTGTAACCCACCAGGAAGACGACTGATAGGGATATAAAAGGTTCGACTGGTGTCTCTAAGAGTCTTTAGAGCATTATTGCGTAAATTCATTAATTTCACTCCTCACGCCAACTTTAAGCATTAGCATACACTTACTTATCTGTGAGATCCCACTAAACTATTGTGAAGTTCCTGACAAACGGAATTTGGGGGTTTTATCATGAGAGTTAGAACGTAGGACGGTATGGTTATAAAGATGGTGTCCATTGTATTATGGTTCGCCAAAATTTGCCGTAATCCCATATTCAATTCGTTTTTTGTACCAAATCAAGAAATGAGTCATATCAAGAAATAGGGCGCAAAAAAGCCCCGTCATAAAACGGACGGGGACGCACTCTGTACCGTTAGCTTCTTTTGTCTTGATGCCCCTTTATTCCAGATGGATCACAGTGGCATCACTGTTTAAGAAGCTTGGGTTAAGTTACACTGAATGAACAGTATTTTTAAACTGTCCGAAAAGTTCACAAAACTCTTCGTAACTGATGTGATGGTCACTATTTTGATCAGCTAATTTTAGCATTTCCTCGATTTGGCTGTCAGACAAACTGATATCAATATCTCGTAAACACAAGCGTAATTCTTCGAGATTAATGTAACCAGAATTATCCACGTCAAAGCGACGGAACCTTTCAAACATTCCCTCTTGAGGATGCTCCGTTAATTCTTGGTGCAGTAAAGTCGTAAAGTTGGCAAAAGAGATATATTCACTCTTCGGGGTTCCTGTGATCATATCCATTACTTCTTGCACTCGTTCGGCAGAGTAAGAACGACCAATAGCCCTTAATAAAGAGTGTAACTCCACAGCAGAGAGGTTATCATTACCATCTTTGTCAAACTTACTAAAGGTATTGCGATAAAAAGTCATTTGTTCATCGCTAATTTCTCCCAGGTTACAAGAAGGATTAATTTTACCTTCGGCCAGGGCATCAAGGTGTTCAATGGCACTTAATGTATAGGCCATGGTTTGCCACAATTGATGAGGATTAGAATGTAGTAAGATTTCCTCTTCTTCTTGAGAAGTAATGGAATATTCTTCCCGTATTTCCTCAATGGAACGTAATTCTTCAGGGGATAATTTATTCAGAAGTTCATTGAAGGATTCAAAGGGTTTTTTCCCAGTCATCACATCAAATAAATCTAAAACGATCGCTTGATGGGGATGTTCCCTCGAAGACTCCATAATGGTGTCGAGTAAAGCTTGACGGTAGCTTTCTTGACGTAACCAATCTTCGTGGTTTTGGTGATGTTCAATATCAACTAAGAAGGGATCTTCGACTTCTAATTCGGTTAATAACAGTTCATGTTCTTGATCCGTAATATTGAGTTCTAGACGCATTTGACGCATCATTTCAAGACTACTGCTACTATTGGCATAGCCTTCGTTGATGGATTCTTTGAGAATCCCTTTGTAAGCTTCGATTTTCTTCTCTTTATCGAACCCAGGCAGCACTTTTGCTAAAACATAAACTTCATCAGCCGTAAGATCGTCTAAGGCTCTTCCATCAAGGAATTGGGCAACATTGAGCTTGAGTTTGCTGAGTTGTTTCCGTAGTCGGGTGGCTAAACTTTCCCGTTGATAACGGTAAGGGTTT from Crocosphaera subtropica ATCC 51142 includes these protein-coding regions:
- the nusA gene encoding transcription termination factor NusA, with product MSLVSLPGLTQMIEEISQRHNLPKTAVQEALREALLKGYERFRRSQNLDRQQFYDEYFDNFEVELDTEEEGFRILSTKRIVEEVENSDHHISLQEVQEVASEAQLGDEVVLDVTPEQKDFGRMAAIQTKQVLLQKLRDQQRKLIQEEFHELEGTVLNARVLRFERQDIIVAVQSAFGQPEVEAILPKREQLPNDNYRANASFKVLLKKVREGSHRGPQLLVSRGAAGLVVDMFSVEVPEIEEDIVRIVAVSREANPPSRYVGPRTKIAVDTLERDVDPVGACIGARGSRIQAVVNELRGEKIDVIRWSPDPATYIANALSPARVDEVVLLNAEERHALVLVAEDQLSLAIGKEGQNVRLAARLTGWKIDIKDIALYKAEAEKRQLEAQAREEEDDEDDGTELAAMTPPVEEDESDLNSAEEFDNSTLS
- the infB gene encoding translation initiation factor IF-2, with the translated sequence MNNAHKVRIYDLSKELNLENREILEICGQLNIAVKSHSSTITESDAERIKGMVDKYLAQQGTSQANDGGASGDKKQQILAIHHKQVRPSSEAKRSETPSANLKSPRPPVPPKPPTPPTPPQKPTPSTAAQPSQATPQPPSQPSAPPEPEPMAANLLEPPQPPKPPVKSSPEASPKPISKPVKNKPSKPPAEGKNKVKPSKKASQNTPPKPKDKSQKPTVSKPEGSSETQATPKNLKKPGINKPDLKRPVAPQAEEEETPALVAPSVQPASAIDEEEDNDDTLDAVLKPKPQLKRPSPPRISKRKDWEEDEEEQEPKGKTNKGLTKGKRRFQPIDDDEDDFETELNANPVSLSLSLSTARPPKPKSQTKPNTNAQKPKKPTLKTADSSPDRSRTERRERPEARQKPEKVVLDRNLTVRELSEHLQIAETEIIKHLFSKGIAVNITETLDQDTAKMVTEAFDIEVEIPEAKSAATKNTEMLDEQDLENLQRRPPVVTIMGHVDHGKTTLLDSIRKTKVAQGEAGGITQHIGAYHVDITHEGETQQIVFLDTPGHEAFTAMRARGARVTDMAILVVAADDGVQPQTREAISHAQAAEVPIVVAINKIDKPEANPDRIKQELSELSLVPEEWGGETIMVPVSALKGENLDELLEMLVLVSEVEELVANPDRLAKGTVIEANLDRTRGPVATLLVQNGTLRVGDAIVAGSVFGKIRAMIDDRGNKVEEASPSFAVEILGLNSVPAAGDEFEVYPSEKEARTIAENNAENQRQTRLQQAMSSRRVTLSTLSAQAQEGELKELNLILKADVQGSVEAILGALEQLPQNEVQIRVLLASPGEVTETDVDLAAASGAVIIGFNTTLASGARAAADHEGVDIREYDIIYKLLDDIEGAMEGLLEPEEVESPLGQAEVRAVFTVGRGAVAGCYVQSGKVVRNRQIRVHRGDKVVYQGALDSLKRVKEDVREVNSGYECGIGVDKFNDWEEGDIIEAYELVMKRRTLAGKSS
- a CDS encoding YlxR family protein, which translates into the protein MKPNYRRCISCRRVAPKEAFWRIVRVYPSRQVQLDQGMGRSAYLCPNASCLTLASKKNRLGRGLKTSIPERIYQQLWKRLEKSVLDT
- a CDS encoding squalene/phytoene synthase family protein, which translates into the protein MNLRNNALKTLRDTSRTFYIPISRLPGGLQDAVASAYLCMRAIDEVEDHPDLDNFTKGKILRQMSLNLQAAVEMSGIEDFSVGLVPYSHCLPDVSLRLGQWAMLAPETIAPRVWDATASMADRMAYWAENNWTIRTKAHLDQYTFSVAGAVGLLLSDLWAWYDGTQTNRQYAIGFGRGLQAVNIVRNHREDLRRGVNFIPQGWKIEDVHQYARDNLKLADLYTQSLGPGPALDFCKIPLALAHGTLEVMALGKEKLSRSDVMALVQQVTR
- the rimP gene encoding ribosome maturation factor RimP, coding for MTHPLIPQIIDLATPIVEEMGLDVVEVVFQTNKRPPVLRVDIRNPASDTSLNDCEQVSRALEAVLDETAIMPGAYVLEISSPGISRYLNSERDFIAFKGFEVNIATNPPYKDKKEWRGRLQGRDEKAVYLNRKGRAIAIPCAVITKVQLAD